Genomic window (Paenibacillus sp. PK3_47):
GGGTTTCTTTATTTTGGCGGAGGACATCCAGTACCTCTACACCGGCCGTTTCAGCCAAAAGAACCAGCTCCTGCAGTGACAGCTCTGGATCTATACCGGTACGCTTGATTTTGTCTGTAACGAGACTGACCAGGACTGCACGGTCTTGAACGTCTGTCTGTGTGTCATGTGTTGTAGCCATAAGTTTAGTACTCCTTATCTCTGCACCTTTAAATGTGTATATTACTCTCTATTACCCTTATGTTTACAACTTAAAATCCTCTGTCCTGAGCGTCATGAGCTCCTGCTTGCCGGGACTTGCGCTCTCGTATTGATGAAGCAGGCGCACCGCCTGGGCACGCACAGCCTTCTCTATAGCGTTACGGACATAGCGGGCATTGCTGAAAGCATGAAAGCTCTCTGTTTTTTCAACCAATAAATGCTGCTTAAGCTTGAGTATCGCCTGCGGCATCAGAATATAGTCACGCTCTTTGGCCATCAGCTCTGCAATCTGCAGCAGCTGGTCGATCGAATAATCCGGAAACTCCACCTGAATCGGAAACCGTGAAGGCAGACCGGGATTGCTCATCAGAAAATGATCGATCTCGTCCGAATATCCGGCCAGAATCAGCACAAACTGGCTGCGGTGATCCTCCATGGATTTGACCAGCGTATCAATAGCTTCCTTGCCAAAATCCTTATCGCCGCCGCGGGCCAGACTGTAAGCTTCATCAATGAATAAAATGCCGCCGAGCGCTTTTTTGACCAGATCCCGGGTTTTTTGCGCTGTATGGCCGATATACTCGCCTACAAGATCCGCACGCTCCACTTCGATAAGATGCCCTTTATTCAGCACACCCATGCGCTGAAACAGCTTGGCAACGATTCTCGCCACGGTTGTTTTGCCGGTTCCGGGATTGCCCTTGAACACCATATGATAAGCCTGGCCGCCGCTGGCAAGCCCTGCTTCACTCCGCATCTGGGTAATCTGCAGCAGGGCATATATCTCAAACACAAGCTCCTTGATATTATCCAAACCGACCAGACCATCGAGTTCCCGGCTCAGTTCCTGAAACAATCCTCCGTAGCTGTTGCTTTTGGGAGGAAGTGTACAATTGGATTTCTCTTGCGCCCCGCTGATTGCCGCCGGAGGCTCCTGATTCCGCAGCACAATATTAATCTGTCTGGACGGTCTGCCTTCCTCCCGCCCGCTTGCCGCCGCTGCGCGTCCGTTCATCGGTATCACCTCATTATCCAGGGCTGACTGCTCTACCTCAAGTCTATTCCTGTTAACAAGTTCTTATTAGCAGATTCTGATTATTTATCACTTTGCGGAAATTACAGAAACAGCTGCTGCAGCTTCCATTTGGTATAGGCCAGAATTTCGCGCGATTTATACTTTGCCATCGACATGACTGCAGACTCGGTCAGCCCCAGCTCAGGCGCGGTATAACCAAGCTCCTCAGCAATTTCCAGGGCTCTGGTTCCGTGAAAGGAATGAGTGATGATAATAGCTGAAGCCATCCCCTCGCGATCCATAATTTCCTTGCTGAACAAAAGATTCTCATAGGTGCTGGTAGCTTCATTCTCCATAAGGATATCCTCATCCGGAACGCCCTGCTCTACCAGGTAATTGCGCATCCCCTGGCCCTCGGTATACTTATAGCCTTCCTGGTCAAGTCCCCCCGATACAATAAACCGCCCGAACTTGCCTTCCCGGTACAGCTGCAGCCCGTAATCCAGCCGTTCCTTCAGGCCCGGGCTCGGTACGTCCCCCCACATTGACATGCCAAGAATAACTCCCGCATCCGCTTCTGCCATTGGTGAGGAGGTTACCGCGCTGTTGATTTTGTTAAAAACGACGGCACACCAGAGCAAGCCGGCCGCTGCAACAACCGCACAGGCAACAGCCAGGCGGCGTTTGCGGCGGGACCGCCTTTTGCCCGAAACTTTGCGGATCGGTGATGATCCCCGCTGATACACATACCATTCCATGTTATTTCCTCCTGAATTCTCCGTGATGGAACAATTCGGCACGCTGCTTCAGAGAGAGAGAGAAAAAGGGAAAGGCATGTGCATCTATGCTGCGTAAAATATTCTTGGCGGTTGCCCAGGCCAGATTGTAGTCACTGTCGGTGATATCGCCTCTTTCCAGCGCTTCCTCCAGTTCATCCTCATCCAGCAGATACACTTCTCCGTTCCAAAGCACTACAACGTCCAGATACAGGTCATCAAACCAGGGGACCCCCTGATCCGTAACGCCCTGAACCTTGCAGGTGTCGATATACCATTGTACGATATTTTGCCGATCATCAAACATAGCCGTCACAATATAGTGGCTGTCCTTGGGGAAATACTGGAGCCACGAATAACCTTTGTCCGCAATGCGGTATGTATGCCTGCCATAGCTTTTCCATAGGGGTTCCTTCAGCCCGTAAATCGTATAGAGCGTAATATATCCGCTGAACTCCCGTGTTTCCACATAGCGGCAAGCAAAATGGCGGCGCGTAATCCGGCGCCAGTTGGCCCGGTCTCCGAATTTACGTTTCATATGAATTACCCTCTCCGTGATTTCATTCCTGAAAGCTCATAACCTCAGTCATGGACAAATGCTTGAGCAGATATCCCTCTATTAACAATTCTCTTATAAAATATCCCACAAAGTGCGGCTCTTCTTCGATGCGCAATTTAAAAAGTCGGCCGTCTTCGGACCATTATTGCTTTGGCAATTGCTTCCCCTTCTTTATATGTTAATTCTTTGTTGCTCTCCGCGTCAACTGAAGTCCGCTTTGCTTCACAAATAGACTAGGACCGGGTGAGGATGCAGATAGTATTATCTAACCTTAAATGATCTCTTTTAACCTGCGGCGGGTCTAAACAAAAAAACACCAGCCGGGTGCACCTTTAAAATAAAAGGTGATTCCACAGCTGGCGTTAACCTGTAAATGTACTAAAATCACAATTCTGTCCTTACTAAAGTTTAAAAGCAATACTGCTCAGCAAGCAACAACTGCTACTGCACACTGCTTTCGTCTACAAAGCCTGCGGCAGGATCTACACCGGCGTTGGTACCGTTGTCCGGTCCCGGATTCCCGGCAGCAGCCGTAGCCTCCGGAGAAGGAGCAGGGGGCGGTGTTGCCGGAACCGGCGGAGCGGTTATTTCCGGCGGAGTCTCACTTCCGCCGGTGTTACCGCTGCCGTCCCCGTTTCCGCTGCCACCACCGTTACCATTCCCGTTGCCGTTACCATTATTCCCGTTGCCATTGCCGTTTCCGTTTCCATTTCCATTACCATTACCATTTCCATTAACGTTACCATTACCGTTACCATTACCATTTCCGTTGCCATTCCCGTTATTGCCGCTCCAATTACCTTCGCCTTCGTTCCATTCATCTTCCGGACTCTCCGTCGGAAGGTTAGGATCAATAGTAGGCACGGGCTCAGGGGTCTGAAGCTCATCCTGCACGGCAATGGTTACTGCACCGGAAGGCTCGCTTTCCACATCCAGCTCAGGATAATATGCCGTAACATAATATTCATAGGTCAGTCCAGGCATGGCGCTTATATCGCCTACACTTGCATTCGTCGTATTCATGACCGGACTGTATTCGGACTCCGAGGATTCCCGGCGGTAAATCCGGTATTCCACCCCGTCACCCGGAACAGGCTCCCAGCTGAGATTGACGGTCATTGTCGAAGAATCGTAAGAGGCTGACAGGCCGCTTACCGTGGCTACAGCTTCCGGCGTCTCCGTCGGTTCAACTACTTCTTCATTGACCACATTGTTAGGCTTAGGGAAAGATTTCTCCTCTATCCCCTCAAGCGCTTCTTCCATCACCTTACCCCAGAACGCCGCGGCTAGCGGACTGCTGTTCTTGAGCAAATGGGTCTTACTCGGTTTGTCATACCCCATCCATACGGCTGCAGTCCATTCCGGAGTGTAGCCTACAAACCAGACATCACGGTTGGAGCTGATGCCGTCGTACCCGCTTTGGGTAGTACCGGTCTTACCGGCAACCGGGCGGCTGATCTTGGCCTTTCTGCCCGTTCCGTCCTGTACTACCTCCTGCATCATCTCCGTCATCTGGTAAGCGGTCTGCTCGCTCATGACCCGTTCTGGTGTAGTATTTGCCTTGTAAACTGTATCCCCGTCACTATTAGTAATCGATTTAATCGAATACGCATCGCGGAGCTCGCCCCCGTTCGCAAAAGCACTGTAGGCCTGAGCCATCTCCAGCGTATTGGTCCCTTTGCTCATCCCGCCCAGCGCAAGTGACAGGTTCTTGTCTTCATCTGCAAGGCCGATTCCCAGATTCTTAGCGAACTGGAATCCGGTGTCCACGCCAATTTCATTCAGCAGCCACACGGCCGGAATATTTTCCGACTTTGTAATCGCTGCGCTCATGCTGATCGTCGACGAATAACCGTGCAGGTTGTTCGGGCAGTATTTCCCGAAGCACTGCTTCTCGTTGCTCAGCATGGAATCACTTGTAAACTTACCCGATTCAAGCGCAGGAGCGTATGCAACCAGCGGCTTAAAGGCTGAGCCCGGAGATCTGCGGCTGTCGTTCACACGGCTGAATCCTTTTTTCTCATAGTTACGTCCGCCGAGCAGCGCCACAATACTTCCGTTCTCCTGGTTGATGATCGTCATCGAACCCTGAACGATTTCCTCATCCGCACTTTCCTCGAAGTTCTCACTGTCTGCGAACGCATCCTCTACCGTCTCCTGGGCATGCTTATCCATGGTAGTGTAGATTTTGTATCCGCCGATATTCAGATCATCTTCCGTAAGTCCGAACTTCTCTTCCGCCTCATCAATTGCATAATCGATAAATGCCTGGTAACGCTGCTTGCTCTCAGGCGGCTTATAGTTGTAATCTACGGCTTTGGCTTCTTCCATTTCCTGCTGGGTAATATACCCCTGCTCATTCATGAGCGTCAGCACTACCGCACGGCGTTCCTTGGACAGGTCCGGATTACGCAGCGGATTGTAACGGGAAGGACCCTTCGGCATTGCAGCCAGCGTGGCCATTTCCCAAATATCCAAGTCCTCCAGATTGCTTTTGCCAAAATAACGGATGGAGGCCGCTTTGATGCCATATACAGTTCCTCCGAAATTGATCCGGTTGAGGTACATCGTAATAATCTCTTCCTTGGTCTCCTGCTTCTCGAGCGCTACTGCGATCGATACCTCAGTCGCTTTGCGGAAAAAGGTTTTGTCACGCGTCAGGAAGATATTTTTGGCCAGCTGCTGGGTAATGGTACTGCCGCCTTCCACCATGCTGCGTGCCGCAATATCCTTCACGGCCGCACGGCCGATGGACCATAGATCCACACCTTTGTGCTCAAAGAACCTTTTATCCTCGGTCGCGACAAAAGCATTCACCAGCAGCGGCGGAATATCCTCATATTCTACCGGATCACTTTTTTCCAGCGACAGCTCGCCGATCAGATTGGCATTACGGTCATACACTTTGGTTGTCGGGTTAACGGTCAGCTTATCCCTGTTCTCATCCAGCAGCTTCGAGCCGTTGAGCATAATGAACAGGTAACCGCCCAGCGCACAAAAAACCGCCAGCGCCACAGCGAAAAACATACTCCACAGCACACGCTTCTTCGTTAAGAACTTTTTCTTTTTCTTTGGCTTTCCTGGCTTCCCCTTGGAGCTTGAACTGCCTGAGGGTCTCTGTCTATTACGGTTCGTCCTGGATATTTCGTCTCTGGACATGGTTCCTCCTGACTCCCTTTCGGAAATATCTTCAAAGTATGAGCACGAATGAAAAGAACAACCTTCTCAGGTTGCTCTCGCACTCTCTATTCAAACGATTTATAAACAAAAAGGTTTCGATTCAAAACAATAAAAAGTTACTCTTCGCTTGTGTTGTCCTGCATCAGCGATACGCTGCGCTGCGGCGTAAAGGTGGAAATGGCATGCTTGTACACCATTTGCTGACGGCCGTCGCTGTCAATGACAATGGTGAAATTGTCGAACGCTTTGATGATTCCCCGAATCTGAAATCCGTTGGTCAAATATACTGTAGCAGGGATATTCTCTTTGCGCAGCTGGTTCAAGAACGTATCTTGGATGTTAATGGACTTGTTCATATGACGTACCCCCAATGGTTCAATTAGATTGTTCAGAAGTATATTCAAGACCTGAGAGAAACTTTCCTGCTATTATATCACGTATTTTTTGAAAATTCTCAAGAAAGTTTTGATCATCGAAATCGTCGATCCACTGAATGTCCTTCATGTGGCGGAACCATGACAGCTGTCTTTTGGCGAAGCGGCGGGTATCGCGTTTGAGCAGTGTCACGGCCTCGTCCAGCGTAAGTTCTCCCGCGAGATAAGCGGCAATTTCCTTGTAGCCCAATCCCTGCATGGATACAAGATTTCTGCTGTAGCCGTGTTCCAGCAGTCCTTTTACCTCGTCAATGAGCCCGTTAGCCAGCATCTGGTCGATTCGGTCCTCAATACGTTTATATAGTATTTTCCGGTCCATTGTCAAACCTATGAGGCACAGCTCATATGGAGATTCCTTCTTCTGGCCCTCCTGGGAAGCGGAAAGTGTAACCTTTGTCTGATGGTGAATTTCCAGCGCGCGGATGATTCTGCGGCGGTCATTCGGATGCAGCCGGGCCGCACTGACAGGGTCCACAGCAGCCAGTCTGGCATGCAGCGCTTCCGCTCCGTGCTCTTCAGCAAAGGCATCCTGTTCACTGCGGAAGGCCTCGTCCGCGACAGCTTCGGAGAAGCGGAATCCGTAGCAGAGAGATTCAATGTAGAGTCCGGTTCCGCCGACAATAAAAGGCAGCTTCCCCCTCGAGCTGATCTCCTCAATCAGCCTCTTGCCCTGTTCCTGAAACTCAGCTGCGGAGTAGGCATCCTCCGGATCATGAATATCAATCAGATGATGAGGGATCCCCCGCATCTCCTCCGGTGTAATCTTGGCGGTCCCAATATCCATACCCCGGTAGACCTGCATGGAATCACCGGAAATAATTTCAGCCCCGTAGGCTTCTGCGAGTTCCAGGCTGAGCCTTGTTTTGCCCACTGCAGTCGGTCCCAGAAGCACCAGAACCTTATGTTTGGTCTTCGTTGTCAATTGCGTATCACCCCGTACGAAGTTTTGGAGCTGCCGCGCAGGAGCTCGGTAAATCCGAGACGCGCGAATTCTCCGCTTAATGCTTTTTCTTTCAGTAAAACGGTTTTGCGGGCAACTCTGACCGCCTCGGCCACGCTTTCCGGTGACAGTGCCGCATCGTTCGCGAACTGGCGCAGCGGGGAGATCGCCGAAGAATCCGTAAGCGGCACCCTGAACATCGGATCAAAATAAACGATGTCCACGCTCTTGTCCGGCTGGCTCCGCAGATACTGCAGGTGGTCACTGTGCACGACCCGGATGCGGCGCAGCGCCTCGTTCACTTTGGGCTGCCCGGAGACATACTCTCTCATCCCTTCAAGCAGCAGCGCATACAGCGGAAGAGAGCTCTCTAGTGCGGTGACAGACGAGCTCTCTCCGCCGTAAACGGAGAACAGCAGCGAATCGCTGCCCAGGCCTGCTGTGCAGTCTAGCACGCTGTCACCGGGCTCCATCGCAGCAGCCTCAATAATAGGGTCCGGTTCCCCTTTCAGAATCCGCTTAGCCCGGACAAAGCCCATACTGGGGTGAAACTCCATCGCCGGCATGTCAGGCGTAATCAGCCGGACGGCTTCCTGCAAAATCACCAGGATTTCCGCATCCCCGTAACGTTCTGCCATCTTCGGGATGGACAACCGCCCGCGCGGTGCAAAGGCGGTGCCGGTATGCTCCGCAAGCCGCCGGGCACGCAGGATGATTTCCGGATTCGGGTCAAAGCCCGTTGTTATAATCATGCTTCCTCCGATCTGGTACGCTTTAAGCTGTAAGTATAAAGTAGTTTTTGTATAAACAAGGTATATGGTGTGCCTTCTTCGGTATTTCATCCTCTGCAGCGGAGTGCACACACACCAGGAATGATTATTCGGGCGCCATCCAGTAACTAAGCTTGAAGACGTACTTTGGAGTCTAAATACCAAAAAAGGTTGCCGCGCTTGCACATGGTGCCGCAGAATTCACGCTAAACCGCTGAAAATTTGCGTCAAAGGCCCCGCAAAGTATGAGTCTGCGAACGTACTACAGACCTTATTGGGATTTCCTCCACCTAATTCTGTTCTTTTTCATCATTTATGAGCTTTAGTTGGAAATTCTCCAGGTAACCGGACGTATATAGCGCTTTTGTGACTTTGCGCGTCCATTTAAGTGGACTTTTTCCCACTCGTGTTGGAATACCGGTACTTATCAGAGAATTAAATGGAGAATTTCCGCCACCCCATGCCTGAAGTGCCCGCTTAAGGTCTATCGTAGTCATGCTGTTCAATGTACCCTTGAAGATATTCACCAGACCCTGCTAAACGCCAACTAAGCCCACTCAAAAGTCATAAGCCAACTATGATCGTTTGCTCCTGCTCCAGCATCCCAGGTTATGCAAATAAAGCCAGATTCCACACTTAAACAGCCCGCTTAAATTGTATGAATTGTATGAATCACAGTTAAAGTCTGCTCGCTGGCCCCGCCTCACCTAGCCTCCAGCTTAAATATAAAGCCAGCGGCGCAGATGAACTGCAGCTTGAGCATGTATACAACGGCTGGTCCGCAATGTCGTCTGTCCGGCTGAAAAGCACAATAAACCAAATATACTATCAAGTAACCTTAACATGCCCCTCTCCCAGCCTGCCTTCAACTAGTAAAATGATCAGGCCGTTACATGACGCGTTTGAACAGCTTTTCCAGATCATATGCAGAGAAAGAAACGACGATCGGCCGGCCGTGCGGACATGTGTAGGGCTGGCGGCAGGCCGCAAGCCTCGACAGCAGCGCCTCCACTTCCTGTTCTGTCAGCTTCTGGTTGGCCTTAATAGATGCCTTGCACGAGCATAGAATCGAGGACTTCTCACGCAGCTTGGCCAGGTCGATCGAGCGCTCGCTAAGCACCCATTCGGCCATTTCCTCGATAACCGCCTTCTCATCCCCTTCAGGGAACCAGTAAGGCAGGGAACGGACCAGAAAAGTCTGGCCGCCGAAATGCTCCAGATAAACCCCGGCCTGCTCGAACCAGTGCAGCCGTTCGCTGAGCTGGCGGCTCTCCGATGGAGTAAACTCCAGGGTGATCGGCAGCAGCAGTTCCTGGGAAGCATCTTCGGGCTTGCCGAATTTCTCATAGTAAAATTCGTAATTAATCCGCTCATGGGCTGCATGCTGATCGATCAGATACAGCCCGCTGTCATTCTGGGCAATAATATAGGTCCCGTGATGCTGACCGATATAGTTCAGCTCCGGAAACTGCGGAAGTCCCTGTTCCTCTTGGCCGGGAGGAGCATACAGCTCCCCGATTGAAGGAGCTCCCCCGCGTGCAGGCATGCCTGTACCAGGCTGGCGGTAGCTGCCGCCAAAGCTGCTTTCACGCGGACGGGAAGAAGCATTCGCAGAACCCGCCGGGCTGCTTCCGCTGTACGCTGCAGCAGTCTCTCTGACCTGGGCTTGTCCCGGCTGGGGCAGGCTGCTTCCGCCATTATACCCGCCGCCGGTAACTCCGGAACCGCCGGGTAAAGGCGCTTTACCGCCCTCCCTGATTAAACCGGCTGCAGCCAGACCTGCACTGCTGCTGAGCGGTTCTGTTCCCCCCGGAACCTTCATACTCGCAGGTGCTGCCCCAAACGGCCCGGCACTGCCGGATACATCATCGCCCGTTCTCTCCTGCGGGCTGCGGGAGCCGGGAGCCGTACCTTCAGAGCTGCCGGGAGCAGCACCTTTAGGAAAAGCAAACTGCTCCTGAATAAACGAGGAGCTGCCTTTGGACCCGATAATCTCCTTGGTTGGACGGGGAATCAGGGTCTGGCCCATCAGCACTTTGCGGATCTCCTGCTCGACAAAAGCATACAGCTCAATCTCCTTGCTGAATCGGACCTCCAGCTTGGCCGGATGCACGTTGACGTCGACGAGTGACGGATGCATGTCAAGTTTCAGCACGAGCAGCGGGTAACGGTTGATCGGCAGCAGCGTATGATACGCCCGCATAATCGCTGCATTCAAACCGTTGCTGCGGATATACCGGCCGCCGACAATCGTGGTTACCGCATTGCGGTTGGACCGTGTCCATTCCGGACGGCTGACATAACCGGAAATCCGGTAGTCCGGATCCTCCGCCTCGACAGGCAGCATCGCCTTCGCCGCAGAGGTGCCGTAAACAGCGGCAATGACCTGCAGCAAATCCCCGTTGCCCAGCGTGTGGAGCAGTTGATTGCCGTTATGGTGCAGTGTAAAAGAAATATCGGGGTGGGCAAGGGCCATCCGGTACATCGCATCCGAAATATGCCCGAGCTCTGTCTGGATACTCTTCATATATTTCAGCCTTGCCGGAGTATTATAAAATAATTCCCGGACTGCAAGATCGCTGCCTTTGCCGGAGGGTGTATCCTCATTTCGGATCAGCTTGCCGCCTTCAATATCGATTAATCTGCCTTTACCATCCTCATTGCTTGACGTAAGCAGCGAGACTTTGGAAACAGCCGCGATACTGGGAAGGGCTTCCCCCCGGAAGCCCAGGCTCGTGATCTGGAACAGATCACGGCCATTCGCAATTTTGCTGGTGGCATGCCGGTAAAAAGCCGTTTCACAATCCTCCGGCTCAATACCGGAGCCGTTATCCTTGACACGGATGCTCTGCAGGCCGCCCTCTTCCACCGAAACCTCAATCCGGGTGCTTCCGGCGTCAATCGCATTCTCGCAAAGCTCCTTTACTACAGATGCCGGCCGCTCAACTACTTCCCCGGCTGCGATCTGGTTGGCAATATGCTCGTCCAGTACATGAATTTTAGCCAATGTTGCTCACCTCGTGATTTAAGATTTCATAGCCGGGGCCGGCATAACTTACAGCCCCTTGGCCTTCTGCTTCAGTTCATTTAACAGCCCCATTGCCTGCAGCGGAGTCATGTTCATGAGATCCGCATCCTGAACCGCGGCAACAAGCTCCTTGAGCAGAGGATTCTCTTTGACCGGGGAAACTGCTGCAGCTCCGGCCTTCCTGCCTTTGCGGGTCTCTTCCTCGCCGAAGATCGAGAGCTGTACAACCTCCTGCTCTTCTTCCTCTTCAGGAGCTGCCAGTGATACAGCAGCTTCCTGGTAAGCAGTTCTGGTGCCGCCAAAGGAAATCCCTCTTGGCTGAGGCTTCACAGATTCTGGCTCCACTGGTTCCACTGGCTCCTTAGACTGCTCCGCCTGCTCTCTTAATACATCTCCTGTTGGTCCTGCAGAACCGGAACCGGTTGTATAGTCAGCCGCTCCCGGAGGCGCGGCCTGTTCAATACTTTGCAGCAGTCCATAGGCCCGGTCAATGATGCCTTCCGGCAGGCCGGCCAGCCTTGCGCAATAAATCCCGTAGCTGCTGTCAGCAGCTCCCGGCACCAGCTTGCGCAGGAAGTTCACCTTGTCCCCGCTCTCCTGGACAGCCATCGAGAAATTGCGCAGGCCGGCAAGGCTCTCTTCCAGATGGGCCAGTTCATGAAAGTGTGTCGAGACCAGTGCTTTACAGGCAATGGTATCATGCACATATTCAATTACCGCCTGGGCAATGGCCATCCCTTCGCTGGTCGAGGTGCCCCGGCCCAGCTCATCGATAATAATCAGGCTGCGTGCCGTAGCCTTCTCGGTCATGACCTGGATATCGGCCATTTCCACCATAAAGGTGCTCTGTCCGCCGATCAGGTCATCTGCCG
Coding sequences:
- a CDS encoding AAA family ATPase, coding for MNGRAAAASGREEGRPSRQINIVLRNQEPPAAISGAQEKSNCTLPPKSNSYGGLFQELSRELDGLVGLDNIKELVFEIYALLQITQMRSEAGLASGGQAYHMVFKGNPGTGKTTVARIVAKLFQRMGVLNKGHLIEVERADLVGEYIGHTAQKTRDLVKKALGGILFIDEAYSLARGGDKDFGKEAIDTLVKSMEDHRSQFVLILAGYSDEIDHFLMSNPGLPSRFPIQVEFPDYSIDQLLQIAELMAKERDYILMPQAILKLKQHLLVEKTESFHAFSNARYVRNAIEKAVRAQAVRLLHQYESASPGKQELMTLRTEDFKL
- a CDS encoding YdcF family protein, which translates into the protein MEWYVYQRGSSPIRKVSGKRRSRRKRRLAVACAVVAAAGLLWCAVVFNKINSAVTSSPMAEADAGVILGMSMWGDVPSPGLKERLDYGLQLYREGKFGRFIVSGGLDQEGYKYTEGQGMRNYLVEQGVPDEDILMENEATSTYENLLFSKEIMDREGMASAIIITHSFHGTRALEIAEELGYTAPELGLTESAVMSMAKYKSREILAYTKWKLQQLFL
- a CDS encoding DUF402 domain-containing protein; this translates as MKRKFGDRANWRRITRRHFACRYVETREFSGYITLYTIYGLKEPLWKSYGRHTYRIADKGYSWLQYFPKDSHYIVTAMFDDRQNIVQWYIDTCKVQGVTDQGVPWFDDLYLDVVVLWNGEVYLLDEDELEEALERGDITDSDYNLAWATAKNILRSIDAHAFPFFSLSLKQRAELFHHGEFRRK
- a CDS encoding PBP1A family penicillin-binding protein, whose amino-acid sequence is MSRDEISRTNRNRQRPSGSSSSKGKPGKPKKKKKFLTKKRVLWSMFFAVALAVFCALGGYLFIMLNGSKLLDENRDKLTVNPTTKVYDRNANLIGELSLEKSDPVEYEDIPPLLVNAFVATEDKRFFEHKGVDLWSIGRAAVKDIAARSMVEGGSTITQQLAKNIFLTRDKTFFRKATEVSIAVALEKQETKEEIITMYLNRINFGGTVYGIKAASIRYFGKSNLEDLDIWEMATLAAMPKGPSRYNPLRNPDLSKERRAVVLTLMNEQGYITQQEMEEAKAVDYNYKPPESKQRYQAFIDYAIDEAEEKFGLTEDDLNIGGYKIYTTMDKHAQETVEDAFADSENFEESADEEIVQGSMTIINQENGSIVALLGGRNYEKKGFSRVNDSRRSPGSAFKPLVAYAPALESGKFTSDSMLSNEKQCFGKYCPNNLHGYSSTISMSAAITKSENIPAVWLLNEIGVDTGFQFAKNLGIGLADEDKNLSLALGGMSKGTNTLEMAQAYSAFANGGELRDAYSIKSITNSDGDTVYKANTTPERVMSEQTAYQMTEMMQEVVQDGTGRKAKISRPVAGKTGTTQSGYDGISSNRDVWFVGYTPEWTAAVWMGYDKPSKTHLLKNSSPLAAAFWGKVMEEALEGIEEKSFPKPNNVVNEEVVEPTETPEAVATVSGLSASYDSSTMTVNLSWEPVPGDGVEYRIYRRESSESEYSPVMNTTNASVGDISAMPGLTYEYYVTAYYPELDVESEPSGAVTIAVQDELQTPEPVPTIDPNLPTESPEDEWNEGEGNWSGNNGNGNGNGNGNGNGNVNGNGNGNGNGNGNGNGNGNNGNGNGNGNGGGSGNGDGSGNTGGSETPPEITAPPVPATPPPAPSPEATAAAGNPGPDNGTNAGVDPAAGFVDESSVQ
- the hfq gene encoding RNA chaperone Hfq, translating into MNKSINIQDTFLNQLRKENIPATVYLTNGFQIRGIIKAFDNFTIVIDSDGRQQMVYKHAISTFTPQRSVSLMQDNTSEE
- the miaA gene encoding tRNA (adenosine(37)-N6)-dimethylallyltransferase MiaA, producing MTTKTKHKVLVLLGPTAVGKTRLSLELAEAYGAEIISGDSMQVYRGMDIGTAKITPEEMRGIPHHLIDIHDPEDAYSAAEFQEQGKRLIEEISSRGKLPFIVGGTGLYIESLCYGFRFSEAVADEAFRSEQDAFAEEHGAEALHARLAAVDPVSAARLHPNDRRRIIRALEIHHQTKVTLSASQEGQKKESPYELCLIGLTMDRKILYKRIEDRIDQMLANGLIDEVKGLLEHGYSRNLVSMQGLGYKEIAAYLAGELTLDEAVTLLKRDTRRFAKRQLSWFRHMKDIQWIDDFDDQNFLENFQKIRDIIAGKFLSGLEYTSEQSN
- a CDS encoding class I SAM-dependent methyltransferase produces the protein MIITTGFDPNPEIILRARRLAEHTGTAFAPRGRLSIPKMAERYGDAEILVILQEAVRLITPDMPAMEFHPSMGFVRAKRILKGEPDPIIEAAAMEPGDSVLDCTAGLGSDSLLFSVYGGESSSVTALESSLPLYALLLEGMREYVSGQPKVNEALRRIRVVHSDHLQYLRSQPDKSVDIVYFDPMFRVPLTDSSAISPLRQFANDAALSPESVAEAVRVARKTVLLKEKALSGEFARLGFTELLRGSSKTSYGVIRN
- the mutL gene encoding DNA mismatch repair endonuclease MutL; protein product: MAKIHVLDEHIANQIAAGEVVERPASVVKELCENAIDAGSTRIEVSVEEGGLQSIRVKDNGSGIEPEDCETAFYRHATSKIANGRDLFQITSLGFRGEALPSIAAVSKVSLLTSSNEDGKGRLIDIEGGKLIRNEDTPSGKGSDLAVRELFYNTPARLKYMKSIQTELGHISDAMYRMALAHPDISFTLHHNGNQLLHTLGNGDLLQVIAAVYGTSAAKAMLPVEAEDPDYRISGYVSRPEWTRSNRNAVTTIVGGRYIRSNGLNAAIMRAYHTLLPINRYPLLVLKLDMHPSLVDVNVHPAKLEVRFSKEIELYAFVEQEIRKVLMGQTLIPRPTKEIIGSKGSSSFIQEQFAFPKGAAPGSSEGTAPGSRSPQERTGDDVSGSAGPFGAAPASMKVPGGTEPLSSSAGLAAAGLIREGGKAPLPGGSGVTGGGYNGGSSLPQPGQAQVRETAAAYSGSSPAGSANASSRPRESSFGGSYRQPGTGMPARGGAPSIGELYAPPGQEEQGLPQFPELNYIGQHHGTYIIAQNDSGLYLIDQHAAHERINYEFYYEKFGKPEDASQELLLPITLEFTPSESRQLSERLHWFEQAGVYLEHFGGQTFLVRSLPYWFPEGDEKAVIEEMAEWVLSERSIDLAKLREKSSILCSCKASIKANQKLTEQEVEALLSRLAACRQPYTCPHGRPIVVSFSAYDLEKLFKRVM